From a region of the Dictyostelium discoideum AX4 chromosome 2 chromosome, whole genome shotgun sequence genome:
- a CDS encoding hypothetical protein (Similar to Dictyostelium discoideum (Slime mold). CIGB protein) — MEEISLIKTEESNSHHHHHHDNDNNNDNDKQQIIINNNNNKIIYDNKCIYHSTQDIIYLCATCDKSAACVVCLAMDEYHRGHKVDLIDFENTTILFNQFKNQQYPNLKECLKTDKELEEESEKVFNSIQLKYNENVDKLRDEFKQLHSIIDQIELEAISKLTNHFQDNKDLNLKIKSKIIENSKNVNLIVERHKHVIDSYVVSCDTTTNQHIEIIKHNQLSKSLIDENKSKKNQLDNYKNTSIVFNASLTETIKESIKFYYYTITSKSINFKTLKKIYLGSEVFSIFENDCKITDDVTCLALGSDVRDLKALENTKNITSILLLDGFPLQLVNGSLPNTITSLYISSLEKPLLVGSIPQSVNYLYLLNGFNQQIEKGVIGSSVSKLFIGSVKHPFLNNTIPPTVKNIYRLPGVALTILDSKWNGPFSSSPGVWQHPIIKTIVEEKNS; from the exons ATGGAGGaaatatctttaataaaAACAGAAGAAAGTAATagtcatcaccatcaccatcatgataatgataataataatgataatgataaacaacaaattattattaataataataataataaaataatttatgataataaatgTATTTATCATTCAACACaagatataatttatttatgtgCAACTTGTGATAAATCAGCAGCATGTGTAGTTTGTCTTGCAATGGATGAATATCATAGAGGTCAtaaagttgatttaattgattttgagaatacaacaattttatttaatcaatttaaGAATCAACAATAcccaaatttaaaagaatgtTTAAAAACCGATAAAGAATTAGAAGAAGAGTCTGAAAAAGTTTTCAACtcaattcaattaaagtataatgaaaatgttgaTAAACTTAGAGACGAATTTAAACAATTGCATTCAATAATTGATCAAATTGAGTTGGAAGCAATTTCAAAATTGACTAATCACTTTCaagataataaagatttaaatttaaaaattaaatcaaaaataattgaaaattcaaaaaatgtaaatttaattgttgaaagACATAAACATGTGATCGATTCCTATGTCGTATCATGTGATACCACAACAAATCAACATATTGAAATCATTAAACataatcaattatcaaaatcattaatagatgaaaataaatcaaaaaagaatcaattagataattataaaaatacttCAATAGTTTTCAATGCAAGTTTAACTGAAACtattaaagaatcaattaaattttattattatacaataacttcaaaatcaattaattttaaaactttaaaaaaaatatatt tgggAAGTGAGGTTTTTagtatttttgaaaatgattgtaAAATTACAGATGATGTTACATGTCTTGCTTTGGGGTCAGATGTTAGGGATTTAAAAGCTTTAGAAAATACAAAGAATATtacatcaattttattattggatGGTTTTCCATTACAATTAGTAAATGGATCTTTACCAAATACAATTACCTCTTTATATATTTCATCACTTGAAAAACCATTATTGGTAGGTTCAATACCTCAATctgtaaattatttatatttattaaatggaTTCAATCAGCAAATTGAAAAAGGAGTCATTGGTTCCTctgtttcaaaattattcattGGAAGTGTTAAAcatccatttttaaataacacTATTCCTCCAActgtaaaaaatatttatagatTACCTGGAGTCGCTTTAACAATTTTAGATAGTAAATGGAATGGTCCTTTTAGTTCATCTCCAGGTGTTTGGCAACATCCaatcattaaaacaattgttgAAGAAAAGAATTCTTAA
- a CDS encoding CMP/dCMP deaminase, zinc-binding domain-containing protein, with product MRLILTLLFAILSIIAVSAHKNNCPSSPYFDVAPSDITHAKDLSASERAFHEKYMKIAIDVAVENNSKFGAAIVHKNGTLACTGVNIGGSRMYHGEVKAIMNCTSKYAKATWEDYYMYTTGEPCPMCSAAIMWTKFQKVIFASYVSNMYCERCFNQLPMDSNEIFKLGYGINHNIVVIGGVLDNITDTFFPNMCNKAETGWGVTPICQKGWSRDCPRPSRYFGN from the exons ATGAGATTAATCttaactttattatttgcaATCCTTTCAATTATTGCTGTTTCAGCACACAAGAATAACTGCCCATCATCTCCATACTTTGATGTTGCTCCATCAGATATTACCCATGCTAAAGATTTATCTGCATCCGAAAGAGCCTTCCACGAAAAATATATGAAAATTGCTATTGATGTTGCCGTCGAGAACAACTCTAAATTCGGTGCTGCTATTGTTCACAAAAATGGTACTTTAGCTTGTACTGGTGTCAATATTGGTGGTTCAAGAATGTATCATGGTGAAGTAAAAGCTATCATGAACTGTACAAGTAAATACGCCAAAGCCACCTGGGAAGATTATTATATGTACACTACTGGTGAACCATGTCcaat gTGCTCTGCTGCTATTATGTGGACTAAATTCCAAAAAGTTATCTTTGCTTCATACGTATCAAACATGTATTGTGAACGTTGTTTCAATCAATTACCAATGGACTCAAATGAAATCTTCAAATTAGGTTATGGTATCAATCACAACATCGTTGTTATTGGTGGTGTTTTGGATAATATTACTGATACTTTCTTCCCAAATATGTGTAATAAAGCTGAAACTGGTTGGGGTGTCACTCCAATTTGTCAAAAAGGATGGTCCCGTGATTGTCCAAGACCATCAAGATATTTCGGAAactaa